Proteins from one Erysipelothrix larvae genomic window:
- a CDS encoding ACP S-malonyltransferase, with translation MKKGFIFAGQGQQFLLMGHDLYEADQDVKDLYDTATKILGYDVLCLDEASLQKTLYTQPALYVLGHALDHLLKKEGIFPDVVSGLSLGEYNALTSSGVISFEDGLRLIQKRAHLMHHAFEPFSTAMVACLKTDLQTIEALLEKTQVEVCNINTPSQIVIGGMKQDIETILPQLKHAKVIAIPLKVSTVSHMSLLCEVSDALKEVLRNQRFLTPHVMFVNNIEGVLQHEGFVESLSLHISRPTQMVKVIQTMRQQGVEHFIEVGPKGSISKFIKEICGESVKISNVYDMQTLRSECE, from the coding sequence ATGAAAAAAGGATTCATATTTGCTGGCCAAGGTCAGCAATTTCTTTTAATGGGACACGATCTCTATGAAGCAGATCAAGATGTGAAGGATCTCTATGATACGGCAACAAAAATCCTGGGGTATGATGTACTTTGTTTAGATGAAGCATCACTTCAAAAGACATTGTATACACAACCAGCCCTTTATGTACTTGGTCATGCACTGGATCACTTATTAAAAAAAGAAGGAATCTTTCCTGATGTAGTTTCAGGCTTATCTTTGGGGGAATATAATGCACTAACCAGTAGTGGTGTTATCTCATTTGAAGATGGACTTAGACTCATTCAAAAACGCGCGCACCTGATGCACCATGCCTTTGAACCGTTTAGTACAGCGATGGTTGCATGCTTAAAAACGGATTTACAAACCATTGAAGCATTGCTTGAAAAAACACAGGTCGAAGTCTGTAACATCAATACACCCAGTCAAATTGTAATTGGGGGAATGAAACAGGATATTGAAACCATACTTCCCCAATTAAAACACGCCAAAGTAATCGCAATTCCCCTTAAAGTATCGACAGTGTCCCATATGTCATTGCTTTGTGAGGTAAGCGATGCGTTGAAAGAAGTTTTAAGAAACCAACGCTTCTTAACCCCACATGTGATGTTTGTGAATAACATCGAAGGGGTTTTACAACATGAAGGATTTGTAGAGTCACTATCCCTTCATATTTCACGACCAACGCAAATGGTTAAGGTGATTCAAACAATGAGACAACAGGGTGTTGAACACTTTATAGAAGTTGGACCCAAGGGATCTATTTCCAAGTTTATCAAGGAGATCTGTGGGGAATCTGTCAAGATATCAAATGTTTATGATATGCAAACCTTAAGGAGTGAATGTGAATGA
- a CDS encoding acyl carrier protein, whose product MKAKVKQIVSEILDVTVDEIKDDVSILDDLGADSIAVMEIVMELEGEYGVDVPTEDVVNLKTVNDIVAYIESKV is encoded by the coding sequence ATGAAAGCTAAAGTTAAACAAATAGTCTCAGAAATATTAGATGTAACCGTGGATGAAATCAAAGATGATGTGTCAATCCTCGATGACTTAGGCGCGGATTCCATAGCAGTGATGGAAATTGTAATGGAACTTGAAGGTGAATACGGTGTCGATGTGCCAACAGAAGATGTTGTGAATCTCAAGACTGTAAACGATATTGTTGCCTACATTGAGTCAAAGGTTTAA
- a CDS encoding beta-ketoacyl-ACP synthase III, with protein MNTKIISTGSYVPQTVVSNKDYEKIMDTSDAWIVRRTGIKERRFESMSTVHMATKAAQEALKSLDVNTLDCIIVGTYTPDSFIPTVANQVRENLNVTRPIPSFDINAACSGFIYALQTANAYIRSKIYKRILVIGCDFNSRILNYEDRTSAILFGDGAGAVVVEAGETGIVDCIIGGESDTYETITLPNRTDRRAPFINRTIQEDAYFSMKGAEVFKYAVRVMNSSIQELLDRNNQSIDTIDAIIVHQANKRILESGARALNYDPSKLLSNVERYGNTSSGSVPILLDEANKQGLLKEGMRIILVAFGGGLTYGSVLIDW; from the coding sequence ATGAACACTAAGATTATTAGCACCGGAAGCTATGTACCCCAAACGGTTGTCTCAAACAAGGATTATGAGAAAATCATGGATACAAGTGATGCATGGATTGTACGTCGAACAGGGATTAAAGAACGTCGGTTTGAATCCATGTCAACGGTTCATATGGCAACAAAAGCAGCCCAAGAAGCACTGAAATCATTGGATGTAAATACCCTTGATTGCATTATTGTGGGAACCTACACTCCCGATTCATTCATCCCAACAGTCGCAAATCAAGTGCGTGAAAATCTGAATGTGACACGCCCTATTCCATCCTTTGATATCAATGCAGCCTGCTCTGGATTTATTTATGCGCTTCAAACTGCCAATGCATACATACGCTCAAAGATATACAAGCGTATCCTGGTGATTGGCTGTGATTTCAATTCACGTATTTTAAACTACGAAGATCGAACCAGTGCAATTTTATTTGGCGATGGTGCAGGGGCTGTTGTTGTAGAAGCAGGCGAAACAGGGATCGTTGATTGTATTATTGGCGGTGAAAGTGATACGTATGAGACCATCACCCTTCCTAACAGAACAGACCGCCGCGCACCTTTTATCAATCGAACCATACAAGAAGATGCTTATTTCTCAATGAAAGGAGCCGAAGTTTTTAAGTATGCTGTGCGTGTTATGAACTCCAGCATCCAAGAACTCCTTGATCGAAATAATCAATCGATTGATACAATCGATGCAATCATTGTCCATCAAGCAAACAAACGAATCTTAGAAAGCGGTGCACGGGCTTTGAATTATGACCCATCCAAACTATTATCGAATGTCGAACGTTATGGAAATACGTCTTCAGGAAGTGTTCCCATACTGCTTGATGAAGCCAACAAACAAGGTCTTTTAAAAGAAGGCATGCGCATCATTTTAGTAGCATTTGGTGGGGGTCTCACCTATGGTTCTGTGCTTATTGATTGGTAA